From Phaeodactylum tricornutum CCAP 1055/1 chromosome 11, complete sequence, one genomic window encodes:
- the rbcMT gene encoding ribulose-1,5-bisphosphate carboxylase/oxygenase small subunit N-methyltransferase I (putative ribulose-1,5-bisphosphate carboxylase/oxygenase small subunit N-methyltransferase I; N terminus contains putative ER signal peptide (SignalP prediction score = 0.999); putatively chloroplast targeted) yields MRFSSQTLLVLCVAVTCTQAFTPSQRTLRNQRLAMAVDSGDSEWSKALLENSGSQIDAFNKEMKLKGLMPEKNDANPKFTANTNLIQWLTTEGNVYLSEESSWGEAPHPLAISTETKDEITNESSGRGLLARRDINDGDELLRIPMALCMTKSAARKAVGKDVLPSEINEYLAMACHLIYERNVRGEESPWKPYLDVLPDIDEVNPTFTWPDEDLAFLNGSPVIAATKSLQMKLRREYDALLGGEDGLLAKYPDRFPAEAFNFKAWEWAFTMLFSRAIRLRSLKQGETLALVPYADLINHSPFSQAYIDARQNGDWLFKSGDEEVILYADRGYRRMEQIYISYGPKSNAELLLLYGFAVERNPFNSVDVTVSIAPRTASFVKELDDDTIPVDPLAEEKAAFLEQVGRDATVDFPCYADRYPVEMLEYLRLMQMTPEDTRGKPLAEFDYSRTISLGNEAAVLTSVITAVSRQLSNYPQSEEDDAALIKDKSLFRLLSYNQRMAVRHRRNEKRLLKRTIAALEKQLQQQGLDVEDLARAEGSTLGQVLPGDQRKYGMKQKTSLEDRLQKMGLPVDLR; encoded by the coding sequence ATGAGGTTCTCGTCCCAAACTCTGCTGGTGCTGTGCGTTGCGGTCACCTGTACGCAGGCCTTTACACCCTCGCAACGAACGTTGCGGAACCAAAGGCTCGCCATGGCGGTCGACAGCGGTGACAGCGAATGGTCCAAAGCGCTCCTGGAGAACTCTGGTTCCCAAATCGACGCCTTTAACAAAGAAATGAAGCTCAAAGGTCTCATGCCGGAAAAGAACGACGCCAATCCCAAATTCACCGCCAATACCAATCTCATACAATGGCTCACGACGGAAGGCAACGTCTACCTTTCCGAAGAATCTTCCTGGGGCGAAGCACCGCATCCGCTGGCGATATCTACCGAGACCAAGGACGAAATCACTAACGAAAGCTCCGGACGGGGTTTGCTCGCGCGTCGAGACATTAACGACGGCGACGAACTCTTGCGAATTCCCATGGCCCTCTGTATGACCAAGAGTGCCGCACGCAAAGCTGTCGGGAAGGACGTACTACCGTCCGAAATTAATGAATATCTCGCCATGGCGTGCCATTTGATTTACGAACGGAATGTTCGAGGTGAAGAATCGCCCTGGAAGCCGTATCTGGATGTCTTGCCGGATATTGACGAAGTCAACCCGACCTTTACCTGGCCCGACGAGgacttggcttttttgaACGGCTCGCCCGTCATCGCCGCAACCAAATCGTTGCAAATGAAATTACGCCGTGAATACGACGCATTGCTAGGCGGGGAAGACGGGCTCCTGGCGAAATACCCTGACCGATTCCCCGCCGAGGCATTCAACTTCAAAGCCTGGGAGTGGGCCTTTACCATGCTCTTTTCAAGAGCCATTCGGCTGCGGTCTTTGAAGCAAGGTGAAACGCTGGCGCTCGTCCCGTATGCGGATCTGATCAATCACAGTCCATTCTCCCAGGCCTACATTGATGCTCGGCAAAACGGCGATTGGCTCTTTAAGTccggcgacgaagaagtgATTCTGTACGCGGATCGCGGCTACCGTCGCATGGAACAGATTTATATTTCGTACGGTCCCAAATCTAACGCCGAATTGCTCCTACTCTACGGCTTTGCCGTGGAACGTAACCCGTTCAACTCTGTCGACGTGACCGTTTCCATTGCACCCCGTACCGCATCCTTCGTCAAGGAgctcgacgacgataccaTCCCCGTTGACCCGctggcggaagaaaaggccgCCTTTCTGGAACAAGTCGGTCGAGATGCGACGGTCGACTTTCCCTGTTACGCCGATCGGTATCCCGTGGAAATGCTCGAATATCTCCGACTTATGCAAATGACGCCGGAAGATACGCGCGGCAAACCACTCGCGGAATTCGATTATTCCCGCACCATTTCGCTGGGCAACGAAGCGGCCGTCTTGACTTCCGTAATTACCGCCGTATCGCGGCAGTTGTCGAATTACCCGCAAAGTGAAGAGGACGATGCCGCCCTTATCAAAGACAAGTCCCTCTTCCGTCTCTTGTCGTACAATCAACGCATGGCGGTCCGGCACCGCCGCAACGAAAAACGCCTGCTAAAACGAACGATCGCCGCGCTCGAAAAGCAgctccaacaacaaggaCTGGATGTCGAAGATTTGGCGCGCGCCGAAGGTAGCACACTGGGGCAGGTCCTACCAGGAGATCAGCGTAAGTACGGCATGAAGCAAAAGACGTCTCTGGAAGATCGATTGCAAAAGATGGGACTGCCGGTCGACTTGCGATAG